Proteins co-encoded in one Sebastes umbrosus isolate fSebUmb1 chromosome 20, fSebUmb1.pri, whole genome shotgun sequence genomic window:
- the LOC119479220 gene encoding zinc finger MIZ domain-containing protein 1-like isoform X5, with amino-acid sequence MNSIPSMDRHIQQTNDRLLCIKQHLQNPANFQTAATELLDWCGDPRAFQRPFEQSLMGCLTVVSRVAAQQGYDLDLGYRLLAVCAANRDKFTPKSAALLSSWCEELGRLLLLRHQKNRQNEPPGKVPMQPPMSSMKPGLSHGRDGSFPYDSVPWQQNTNQPPGSLSVVTTVWGVTNTSQSQVLGNPMVNNNNPMNPGGNPMGSGMSGNNQGMNSPQFPGPQQQFPNKGNSNQAYMQQGMYGRPNYPGGGGFGGNYPGGPNAGPGGMGIPQHSRPQSDFTQPAAAAAAAAVAAAAATATATATATVAALQQETQNKDMNQYGPMSSSFQMGPNQAYNSQFMNQPGPRGPPSIPGNMGTGMNASSMSGPPMGMNQPRGPGMAPFGAHGQRMPQQGYAGPRPQGMGMQGMKRPYPGEPSYGGQQYGPNGQFPNQQGPYPTPNPSRPLPSPNYPGQRMPGQQLQGQYPPPSGAMGQYYKQEPPFNGQTNNFSGSGYQYSQGNMNGPPRPVGNYPHSPVPGNPTPPMTPGSNIPPYLSPNQDVKPPFPPDIKPNITALPPPPANHNEELRLTFPVRDGVVLEPFRLEHNLAVSNHVFHLRPSVHQTLMWRSDLELQFKCYHHEDRQMNTNWPASVQVSVNATPLTIERGDNKTSHKPLHLKHVCQPGRNTIQITVTACCCVSTQICRTNKKSHLFVLQLVHRPSVRSVLQGLLKKRLLPAEHCITKVKRNFSSVAASSGNQTLNGEDGVEQTAIKVSLKCPITFRRIQLPARGHDCKHVQCFDLESYLQLNCERGTWRCPVCNKTALLEGLEVDQYMWGILNAIQNSEFEEVTIDPTCSWRPVAIKSDIHIKEDPDGPLAKRFKTMSPSQMIMPNVMEMIAQLGPGPSPYPLLSSQQGGNSEYGNQGNSYQGHGNFDFPHGTPGGTSMNDFMHGPQLSHPPDIPNSLMSQDKPLSHNMPDSIPHSAGNDQLHGPLQSLHPSPHPGSQSGQQQLHHSGPPQPSRQAPPPQQQQQQQQQQQQQQQQQQPPGPNNHPHGDLSFNPSSSLDSQAGSDMPEPSLDLLPELANPDELLSYLDPPDLPSNSNDDLLSLFENN; translated from the exons ctctcctGTCCTCGTGGTGCGAAGAGCTGggacgcctcctcctcctccgtcaccAGAAGAACAGGCAGAACGAGCCTCCGGGAAAAGTGCCCATGCAGCCCCCCATGAGCTCCATGAAGCCCGGCCTCTCGCACGG CAGAGATGGGTCTTTTCCATACGACTCGGTTCCCTGGCAACAGAACACCAATCAGCCTCCAGGTTCGTTGTCGGTGGTGACTACCGTCTGGGGCGTGACCAACACGTCGCAGAGCCAG GTGTTGGGGAATCCCATGGTGAACAACAACAATCCCATGAACCCTGGAGGCAACCCTATGGGCTCGGGTATGTCTGGTAACAACCAAGGGATGAACTCTCCTCAGTTCCCCGGTCCTCAGCAGCAGTTCCCCAACAAGGGCAACTCCAACCAGGCCTACATGCAGCAGGGCATGTACGGACGACCCAACTACCCCGGTGGAGGAGGCTTTGGTGGCAA TTACCCTGGAGGGCCGAACGCTGGACCTGGAGGAATGGGCATCCCTCAACACTCCCGCCCTCAGTCGGACTTCACCCAGCCTgccgctgctgccgccgccgccgcagttgctgccgccgccgccacagCAACCGCCACTGCCACAGCGACAGTAGCTGCCCTGCAGCAGGAAACCCAGAACAAGGACATGAACCAATACGGACCG ATGAGTTCCTCTTTCCAGATGGGACCAAACCAGGCGTACAACAGCCAGTTCATGAACCAGCCAGGACCCCGCGGCCCTCCGTCCATCCCTGGGAACATGGGCACTGGCATGAATGCGTCAAGCATGAGCGGGCCCCCCATGGGAATGAACCAGCCCAGAGGCCCAGGCATGGCGCCTTTCGGGGCCCACGGCCAGAGGATGCCCCAGCAAGGCTACGCAGGGCCCCGGCCTCAGGGCATGGGGATGCAGGGCATGAAAAGGCCGTACCCGGGGGAG CCAAGCTATGGTGGGCAGCAGTATGGACCAAACGGCCAGTTCCCTAACCAGCAGGGGCCGTACCCCACACCCAACCCCTCGAGGCCGCTCCCGTCCCCCAACTACCCGGGCCAGAGGATGCCAGGACAGCAGCTGCAGGGCCAATACCCGCCACCCAGTGGTGCCATGGGCCAGTACTACAAG CAAGAACCACCTTTTAATGGCCAAACAAATAACTTCTCTGGGAGTGGATATCAGTACAGCCAGGGTAACATGAATGGG CCGCCCAGACCGGTGGGTAACTACCCTCACTCCCCAGTGCCAGGCAACCCCACCCCTCCGATGACCCCAGGAAGTAACATCCCTCCATACCTGTCGCCAAACCAGGACGTGAAGCCACCCTTCCCTCCTGACATCAAACCAAATATCACcgctctccctccccctccag CCAACCACAACGAGGAGCTGCGCCTGACGTTTCCAGTGCGGGACGGGGTCGTCCTGGAGCCCTTCAGGCTAGAGCATAACCTGGCTGTCAGCAACCACGTCTTCCACTTACGGCCCTCCGTACACCAGACGCTCATGTGGAG ATCGGACCTGGAGCTGCAGTTTAAGTGCTACCACCACGAAGACCGTCAGATGAACACCAACTGGCCGGCGTCGGTGCAAGTCAGCGTAAACGCCACGCCGCTCACCATCGAGCGAGGCGACAACAAGACCTCCCACAAACCCCTGCACTTGAAACACGTATGCCAGCCGGGAAGGAACACGATCCAGATCACAGTCAcggcctgctgctgtgtgagtaCACAAATCTGCAGAACTAACAAAAAG TCGCACTTGTTTGTGCTGCAGCTCGTCCACAGGCCCTCAGTTCGCTCCGTCCTCCAGGGCTTACTGAAGAAGAGGCTACTGCCTGCAGAGCACTGCATCACCAAAG TTAAGAGGAACTTCAGCAGCGTAGCGGCGTCGTCGGGGAACCAGACGCTCAACGGAGAGGACGGCGTGGAGCAGACGGCCATTAAGGTTTCCCTCAAATGTCCAATCACCTTCCGGCGAATACAGCTTCCAGCAAGAGGACACGACTGCAAACACGTTCAG tgTTTTGATTTGGAATCATATTTACAACTCAACTGTGAGCGGGGGACTTGGCGATGTCCTGTATGCAA TAAAACAGCATTGTTAGAAGGACTCGAAGTGGACCAGTACATGTGGGGAATTTTGAACGCCATTCAAAA CTCGGAGTTTGAGGAGGTGACCATTGACCCGACGTGTAGTTGGCGGCCGGTGGCTATTAAATCTGATATCCACATCAAGGAGGATCCAGATGGACCGCTCGCCAAGAGGTTTAAGACTATGAGCCCCAGCCAGATGATCATGCCCAATGTGATGGAGATGATAGCTCAGCTCGGCCCCGGACCGTCGCCGTACCCGTTGTTATCGTCGCAGCAAGGGGGCAACAGCGAATACGGCAACCAAG GCAACAGTTACCAGGGGCACGGGAACTTTGACTTCCCTCACGGCACCCCTGGCGGTACGTCGATGAATGACTTCATGCACGGTCCCCAGCTGTCTCACCCACCGGACATACCCAACAGCCTGATGTCCCAAGACAAGCCACTCTCACACAACATGCCTGACTCA ATACCTCACTCTGCAGGCAACGACCAGTTGCACGGTCCTCTGCAGAGCTTACACCCATCTCCGCACCCTGGGAGCCAATcagggcagcagcagctacaCCACAGCGGGCCTCCTCAGCCGTCACGACAAGCACCgcctcctcagcagcagcagcaacaacaacagcagcaacagcaacaacaacaacagcaacaaccgCCCGGCCCCAACAACCATCCCCACGGCGACCTATCCTTCAACCCCTCCAGCAGCTTGGACAGCCAAGCGGGGTCGGACATGCCCGAGCCATCATTAGAC CTTCTTCCAGAGCTCGCCAACCCAGACGAGCTGTTGTCGTACCTGGATCCGCCAGACCTCCCCAGCAATAGCAACGACGACCTTCTATCGCTCTTCGAAAACAACTGA
- the LOC119479220 gene encoding zinc finger MIZ domain-containing protein 1-like isoform X8, whose amino-acid sequence MNSIPSMDRHIQQTNDRLLCIKQHLQNPANFQTAATELLDWCGDPRAFQRPFEQSLMGCLTVVSRVAAQQGYDLDLGYRLLAVCAANRDKFTPKSAALLSSWCEELGRLLLLRHQKNRQNEPPGKVPMQPPMSSMKPGLSHGDGSFPYDSVPWQQNTNQPPGSLSVVTTVWGVTNTSQSQVLGNPMVNNNNPMNPGGNPMGSGMSGNNQGMNSPQFPGPQQQFPNKGNSNQAYMQQGMYGRPNYPGGGGFGGNYPGGPNAGPGGMGIPQHSRPQSDFTQPAAAAAAAAVAAAAATATATATATVAALQQETQNKDMNQYGPMSSSFQMGPNQAYNSQFMNQPGPRGPPSIPGNMGTGMNASSMSGPPMGMNQPRGPGMAPFGAHGQRMPQQGYAGPRPQGMGMQGMKRPYPGEPSYGGQQYGPNGQFPNQQGPYPTPNPSRPLPSPNYPGQRMPGQQLQGQYPPPSGAMGQYYKQEPPFNGQTNNFSGSGYQYSQGNMNGPPRPVGNYPHSPVPGNPTPPMTPGSNIPPYLSPNQDVKPPFPPDIKPNITALPPPPANHNEELRLTFPVRDGVVLEPFRLEHNLAVSNHVFHLRPSVHQTLMWRSDLELQFKCYHHEDRQMNTNWPASVQVSVNATPLTIERGDNKTSHKPLHLKHVCQPGRNTIQITVTACCCSHLFVLQLVHRPSVRSVLQGLLKKRLLPAEHCITKVKRNFSSVAASSGNQTLNGEDGVEQTAIKVSLKCPITFRRIQLPARGHDCKHVQCFDLESYLQLNCERGTWRCPVCNKTALLEGLEVDQYMWGILNAIQNSEFEEVTIDPTCSWRPVAIKSDIHIKEDPDGPLAKRFKTMSPSQMIMPNVMEMIAQLGPGPSPYPLLSSQQGGNSEYGNQGNSYQGHGNFDFPHGTPGGTSMNDFMHGPQLSHPPDIPNSLMSQDKPLSHNMPDSIPHSAGNDQLHGPLQSLHPSPHPGSQSGQQQLHHSGPPQPSRQAPPPQQQQQQQQQQQQQQQQQQPPGPNNHPHGDLSFNPSSSLDSQAGSDMPEPSLDLLPELANPDELLSYLDPPDLPSNSNDDLLSLFENN is encoded by the exons ctctcctGTCCTCGTGGTGCGAAGAGCTGggacgcctcctcctcctccgtcaccAGAAGAACAGGCAGAACGAGCCTCCGGGAAAAGTGCCCATGCAGCCCCCCATGAGCTCCATGAAGCCCGGCCTCTCGCACGG AGATGGGTCTTTTCCATACGACTCGGTTCCCTGGCAACAGAACACCAATCAGCCTCCAGGTTCGTTGTCGGTGGTGACTACCGTCTGGGGCGTGACCAACACGTCGCAGAGCCAG GTGTTGGGGAATCCCATGGTGAACAACAACAATCCCATGAACCCTGGAGGCAACCCTATGGGCTCGGGTATGTCTGGTAACAACCAAGGGATGAACTCTCCTCAGTTCCCCGGTCCTCAGCAGCAGTTCCCCAACAAGGGCAACTCCAACCAGGCCTACATGCAGCAGGGCATGTACGGACGACCCAACTACCCCGGTGGAGGAGGCTTTGGTGGCAA TTACCCTGGAGGGCCGAACGCTGGACCTGGAGGAATGGGCATCCCTCAACACTCCCGCCCTCAGTCGGACTTCACCCAGCCTgccgctgctgccgccgccgccgcagttgctgccgccgccgccacagCAACCGCCACTGCCACAGCGACAGTAGCTGCCCTGCAGCAGGAAACCCAGAACAAGGACATGAACCAATACGGACCG ATGAGTTCCTCTTTCCAGATGGGACCAAACCAGGCGTACAACAGCCAGTTCATGAACCAGCCAGGACCCCGCGGCCCTCCGTCCATCCCTGGGAACATGGGCACTGGCATGAATGCGTCAAGCATGAGCGGGCCCCCCATGGGAATGAACCAGCCCAGAGGCCCAGGCATGGCGCCTTTCGGGGCCCACGGCCAGAGGATGCCCCAGCAAGGCTACGCAGGGCCCCGGCCTCAGGGCATGGGGATGCAGGGCATGAAAAGGCCGTACCCGGGGGAG CCAAGCTATGGTGGGCAGCAGTATGGACCAAACGGCCAGTTCCCTAACCAGCAGGGGCCGTACCCCACACCCAACCCCTCGAGGCCGCTCCCGTCCCCCAACTACCCGGGCCAGAGGATGCCAGGACAGCAGCTGCAGGGCCAATACCCGCCACCCAGTGGTGCCATGGGCCAGTACTACAAG CAAGAACCACCTTTTAATGGCCAAACAAATAACTTCTCTGGGAGTGGATATCAGTACAGCCAGGGTAACATGAATGGG CCGCCCAGACCGGTGGGTAACTACCCTCACTCCCCAGTGCCAGGCAACCCCACCCCTCCGATGACCCCAGGAAGTAACATCCCTCCATACCTGTCGCCAAACCAGGACGTGAAGCCACCCTTCCCTCCTGACATCAAACCAAATATCACcgctctccctccccctccag CCAACCACAACGAGGAGCTGCGCCTGACGTTTCCAGTGCGGGACGGGGTCGTCCTGGAGCCCTTCAGGCTAGAGCATAACCTGGCTGTCAGCAACCACGTCTTCCACTTACGGCCCTCCGTACACCAGACGCTCATGTGGAG ATCGGACCTGGAGCTGCAGTTTAAGTGCTACCACCACGAAGACCGTCAGATGAACACCAACTGGCCGGCGTCGGTGCAAGTCAGCGTAAACGCCACGCCGCTCACCATCGAGCGAGGCGACAACAAGACCTCCCACAAACCCCTGCACTTGAAACACGTATGCCAGCCGGGAAGGAACACGATCCAGATCACAGTCAcggcctgctgctgt TCGCACTTGTTTGTGCTGCAGCTCGTCCACAGGCCCTCAGTTCGCTCCGTCCTCCAGGGCTTACTGAAGAAGAGGCTACTGCCTGCAGAGCACTGCATCACCAAAG TTAAGAGGAACTTCAGCAGCGTAGCGGCGTCGTCGGGGAACCAGACGCTCAACGGAGAGGACGGCGTGGAGCAGACGGCCATTAAGGTTTCCCTCAAATGTCCAATCACCTTCCGGCGAATACAGCTTCCAGCAAGAGGACACGACTGCAAACACGTTCAG tgTTTTGATTTGGAATCATATTTACAACTCAACTGTGAGCGGGGGACTTGGCGATGTCCTGTATGCAA TAAAACAGCATTGTTAGAAGGACTCGAAGTGGACCAGTACATGTGGGGAATTTTGAACGCCATTCAAAA CTCGGAGTTTGAGGAGGTGACCATTGACCCGACGTGTAGTTGGCGGCCGGTGGCTATTAAATCTGATATCCACATCAAGGAGGATCCAGATGGACCGCTCGCCAAGAGGTTTAAGACTATGAGCCCCAGCCAGATGATCATGCCCAATGTGATGGAGATGATAGCTCAGCTCGGCCCCGGACCGTCGCCGTACCCGTTGTTATCGTCGCAGCAAGGGGGCAACAGCGAATACGGCAACCAAG GCAACAGTTACCAGGGGCACGGGAACTTTGACTTCCCTCACGGCACCCCTGGCGGTACGTCGATGAATGACTTCATGCACGGTCCCCAGCTGTCTCACCCACCGGACATACCCAACAGCCTGATGTCCCAAGACAAGCCACTCTCACACAACATGCCTGACTCA ATACCTCACTCTGCAGGCAACGACCAGTTGCACGGTCCTCTGCAGAGCTTACACCCATCTCCGCACCCTGGGAGCCAATcagggcagcagcagctacaCCACAGCGGGCCTCCTCAGCCGTCACGACAAGCACCgcctcctcagcagcagcagcaacaacaacagcagcaacagcaacaacaacaacagcaacaaccgCCCGGCCCCAACAACCATCCCCACGGCGACCTATCCTTCAACCCCTCCAGCAGCTTGGACAGCCAAGCGGGGTCGGACATGCCCGAGCCATCATTAGAC CTTCTTCCAGAGCTCGCCAACCCAGACGAGCTGTTGTCGTACCTGGATCCGCCAGACCTCCCCAGCAATAGCAACGACGACCTTCTATCGCTCTTCGAAAACAACTGA
- the LOC119479220 gene encoding zinc finger MIZ domain-containing protein 1-like isoform X7, which yields MNSIPSMDRHIQQTNDRLLCIKQHLQNPANFQTAATELLDWCGDPRAFQRPFEQSLMGCLTVVSRVAAQQGYDLDLGYRLLAVCAANRDKFTPKSAALLSSWCEELGRLLLLRHQKNRQNEPPGKVPMQPPMSSMKPGLSHGRDGSFPYDSVPWQQNTNQPPGSLSVVTTVWGVTNTSQSQVLGNPMVNNNNPMNPGGNPMGSGMSGNNQGMNSPQFPGPQQQFPNKGNSNQAYMQQGMYGRPNYPGGGGFGGNYPGGPNAGPGGMGIPQHSRPQSDFTQPAAAAAAAAVAAAAATATATATATVAALQQETQNKDMNQYGPMSSSFQMGPNQAYNSQFMNQPGPRGPPSIPGNMGTGMNASSMSGPPMGMNQPRGPGMAPFGAHGQRMPQQGYAGPRPQGMGMQGMKRPYPGEPSYGGQQYGPNGQFPNQQGPYPTPNPSRPLPSPNYPGQRMPGQQLQGQYPPPSGAMGQYYKQEPPFNGQTNNFSGSGYQYSQGNMNGPPRPVGNYPHSPVPGNPTPPMTPGSNIPPYLSPNQDVKPPFPPDIKPNITALPPPPANHNEELRLTFPVRDGVVLEPFRLEHNLAVSNHVFHLRPSVHQTLMWRSDLELQFKCYHHEDRQMNTNWPASVQVSVNATPLTIERGDNKTSHKPLHLKHVCQPGRNTIQITVTACCCSHLFVLQLVHRPSVRSVLQGLLKKRLLPAEHCITKVKRNFSSVAASSGNQTLNGEDGVEQTAIKVSLKCPITFRRIQLPARGHDCKHVQCFDLESYLQLNCERGTWRCPVCNKTALLEGLEVDQYMWGILNAIQNSEFEEVTIDPTCSWRPVAIKSDIHIKEDPDGPLAKRFKTMSPSQMIMPNVMEMIAQLGPGPSPYPLLSSQQGGNSEYGNQGNSYQGHGNFDFPHGTPGGTSMNDFMHGPQLSHPPDIPNSLMSQDKPLSHNMPDSIPHSAGNDQLHGPLQSLHPSPHPGSQSGQQQLHHSGPPQPSRQAPPPQQQQQQQQQQQQQQQQQQPPGPNNHPHGDLSFNPSSSLDSQAGSDMPEPSLDLLPELANPDELLSYLDPPDLPSNSNDDLLSLFENN from the exons ctctcctGTCCTCGTGGTGCGAAGAGCTGggacgcctcctcctcctccgtcaccAGAAGAACAGGCAGAACGAGCCTCCGGGAAAAGTGCCCATGCAGCCCCCCATGAGCTCCATGAAGCCCGGCCTCTCGCACGG CAGAGATGGGTCTTTTCCATACGACTCGGTTCCCTGGCAACAGAACACCAATCAGCCTCCAGGTTCGTTGTCGGTGGTGACTACCGTCTGGGGCGTGACCAACACGTCGCAGAGCCAG GTGTTGGGGAATCCCATGGTGAACAACAACAATCCCATGAACCCTGGAGGCAACCCTATGGGCTCGGGTATGTCTGGTAACAACCAAGGGATGAACTCTCCTCAGTTCCCCGGTCCTCAGCAGCAGTTCCCCAACAAGGGCAACTCCAACCAGGCCTACATGCAGCAGGGCATGTACGGACGACCCAACTACCCCGGTGGAGGAGGCTTTGGTGGCAA TTACCCTGGAGGGCCGAACGCTGGACCTGGAGGAATGGGCATCCCTCAACACTCCCGCCCTCAGTCGGACTTCACCCAGCCTgccgctgctgccgccgccgccgcagttgctgccgccgccgccacagCAACCGCCACTGCCACAGCGACAGTAGCTGCCCTGCAGCAGGAAACCCAGAACAAGGACATGAACCAATACGGACCG ATGAGTTCCTCTTTCCAGATGGGACCAAACCAGGCGTACAACAGCCAGTTCATGAACCAGCCAGGACCCCGCGGCCCTCCGTCCATCCCTGGGAACATGGGCACTGGCATGAATGCGTCAAGCATGAGCGGGCCCCCCATGGGAATGAACCAGCCCAGAGGCCCAGGCATGGCGCCTTTCGGGGCCCACGGCCAGAGGATGCCCCAGCAAGGCTACGCAGGGCCCCGGCCTCAGGGCATGGGGATGCAGGGCATGAAAAGGCCGTACCCGGGGGAG CCAAGCTATGGTGGGCAGCAGTATGGACCAAACGGCCAGTTCCCTAACCAGCAGGGGCCGTACCCCACACCCAACCCCTCGAGGCCGCTCCCGTCCCCCAACTACCCGGGCCAGAGGATGCCAGGACAGCAGCTGCAGGGCCAATACCCGCCACCCAGTGGTGCCATGGGCCAGTACTACAAG CAAGAACCACCTTTTAATGGCCAAACAAATAACTTCTCTGGGAGTGGATATCAGTACAGCCAGGGTAACATGAATGGG CCGCCCAGACCGGTGGGTAACTACCCTCACTCCCCAGTGCCAGGCAACCCCACCCCTCCGATGACCCCAGGAAGTAACATCCCTCCATACCTGTCGCCAAACCAGGACGTGAAGCCACCCTTCCCTCCTGACATCAAACCAAATATCACcgctctccctccccctccag CCAACCACAACGAGGAGCTGCGCCTGACGTTTCCAGTGCGGGACGGGGTCGTCCTGGAGCCCTTCAGGCTAGAGCATAACCTGGCTGTCAGCAACCACGTCTTCCACTTACGGCCCTCCGTACACCAGACGCTCATGTGGAG ATCGGACCTGGAGCTGCAGTTTAAGTGCTACCACCACGAAGACCGTCAGATGAACACCAACTGGCCGGCGTCGGTGCAAGTCAGCGTAAACGCCACGCCGCTCACCATCGAGCGAGGCGACAACAAGACCTCCCACAAACCCCTGCACTTGAAACACGTATGCCAGCCGGGAAGGAACACGATCCAGATCACAGTCAcggcctgctgctgt TCGCACTTGTTTGTGCTGCAGCTCGTCCACAGGCCCTCAGTTCGCTCCGTCCTCCAGGGCTTACTGAAGAAGAGGCTACTGCCTGCAGAGCACTGCATCACCAAAG TTAAGAGGAACTTCAGCAGCGTAGCGGCGTCGTCGGGGAACCAGACGCTCAACGGAGAGGACGGCGTGGAGCAGACGGCCATTAAGGTTTCCCTCAAATGTCCAATCACCTTCCGGCGAATACAGCTTCCAGCAAGAGGACACGACTGCAAACACGTTCAG tgTTTTGATTTGGAATCATATTTACAACTCAACTGTGAGCGGGGGACTTGGCGATGTCCTGTATGCAA TAAAACAGCATTGTTAGAAGGACTCGAAGTGGACCAGTACATGTGGGGAATTTTGAACGCCATTCAAAA CTCGGAGTTTGAGGAGGTGACCATTGACCCGACGTGTAGTTGGCGGCCGGTGGCTATTAAATCTGATATCCACATCAAGGAGGATCCAGATGGACCGCTCGCCAAGAGGTTTAAGACTATGAGCCCCAGCCAGATGATCATGCCCAATGTGATGGAGATGATAGCTCAGCTCGGCCCCGGACCGTCGCCGTACCCGTTGTTATCGTCGCAGCAAGGGGGCAACAGCGAATACGGCAACCAAG GCAACAGTTACCAGGGGCACGGGAACTTTGACTTCCCTCACGGCACCCCTGGCGGTACGTCGATGAATGACTTCATGCACGGTCCCCAGCTGTCTCACCCACCGGACATACCCAACAGCCTGATGTCCCAAGACAAGCCACTCTCACACAACATGCCTGACTCA ATACCTCACTCTGCAGGCAACGACCAGTTGCACGGTCCTCTGCAGAGCTTACACCCATCTCCGCACCCTGGGAGCCAATcagggcagcagcagctacaCCACAGCGGGCCTCCTCAGCCGTCACGACAAGCACCgcctcctcagcagcagcagcaacaacaacagcagcaacagcaacaacaacaacagcaacaaccgCCCGGCCCCAACAACCATCCCCACGGCGACCTATCCTTCAACCCCTCCAGCAGCTTGGACAGCCAAGCGGGGTCGGACATGCCCGAGCCATCATTAGAC CTTCTTCCAGAGCTCGCCAACCCAGACGAGCTGTTGTCGTACCTGGATCCGCCAGACCTCCCCAGCAATAGCAACGACGACCTTCTATCGCTCTTCGAAAACAACTGA